In the Mycoplasmoides gallisepticum genome, one interval contains:
- the rpsJ gene encoding 30S ribosomal protein S10 has translation MTEQKAKSSKTSSEEAKKQKELTEIKIKLKSYDSRLLDQSVKKIFEIVKETGSKFCGPIPLPTKKEVFTIIRSPHVDKASREQFERRTHKRLIIIKNLKNETIQKLKRFVIPSGVELRIYL, from the coding sequence ATGACAGAACAAAAAGCTAAATCTAGCAAAACATCAAGCGAAGAAGCAAAAAAGCAAAAAGAATTAACTGAGATCAAAATCAAGTTGAAATCATACGATAGCAGATTATTAGATCAATCTGTTAAAAAGATTTTTGAGATCGTTAAAGAAACTGGATCAAAATTTTGTGGTCCAATTCCATTACCAACTAAAAAGGAAGTTTTTACAATCATTCGTTCACCACACGTTGATAAGGCTTCAAGAGAACAATTCGAAAGAAGAACACACAAACGTTTAATCATTATTAAAAACTTAAAGAACGAAACAATTCAAAAACTTAAACGTTTTGTAATTCCTTCTGGTGTTGAATTACGCATTTACTTATAA
- the rplC gene encoding 50S ribosomal protein L3, protein MKGIFGTKVGMTQVFEENGRLIPVTLVRVEPNQVVSVKTKEKDGYDAVQLGFNQTDEKNLNKPQLGHFKKANTNNYKYLEEVRGMVGYKIGDLLKVEELFQEGQVVDVQARTKGRGFTGAIKRWNFKIGSKGHGAGYPHRFQGSVQAGRGGSQAQRVMKGKKMSGHYGNELVTIQNLSIVGFLPEVSSVMISGAIPGANNSKVRITTSKKNPNTVLTYKLIINKKASKPAGEQAQE, encoded by the coding sequence ATGAAAGGAATATTTGGAACAAAGGTTGGAATGACTCAAGTTTTCGAAGAAAACGGTCGTTTGATTCCTGTGACTTTAGTGAGAGTAGAACCTAATCAAGTGGTTAGTGTTAAAACCAAAGAAAAAGATGGTTATGACGCAGTTCAGTTAGGCTTTAACCAAACTGATGAAAAAAACTTAAACAAGCCGCAATTAGGTCATTTTAAAAAAGCTAATACTAACAACTACAAGTACTTAGAAGAAGTACGTGGAATGGTAGGTTACAAAATAGGTGACCTATTAAAAGTTGAAGAGCTATTCCAAGAAGGTCAAGTTGTCGATGTTCAAGCTAGAACCAAAGGTCGTGGTTTTACTGGAGCAATCAAACGTTGAAACTTTAAAATTGGTTCAAAAGGTCATGGTGCTGGATATCCTCACAGATTCCAAGGTTCAGTGCAAGCTGGTCGTGGAGGGTCTCAAGCTCAAAGAGTTATGAAGGGTAAGAAGATGTCAGGTCATTATGGTAATGAACTTGTTACAATTCAAAACTTGTCAATCGTTGGATTCTTACCAGAAGTAAGTTCAGTAATGATTTCAGGAGCTATCCCTGGAGCAAATAATTCTAAAGTAAGAATTACAACTTCTAAAAAGAATCCAAACACAGTTCTTACTTACAAATTAATTATTAATAAAAAGGCTAGCAAACCAGCTGGTGAACAAGCACAAGAATAA